The following nucleotide sequence is from Synechococcus sp. CBW1004.
AAATCCGTGATCGGGTGGGTCCGGATCAGTTCTTTCTGTTCGGCCATGACGTCGGCCAGATCCAGGAGCTGATGCCCCACTACCGCCCGTGGCAGTGGCTGGAGGGGATCCCGCTGGCCAGCGAGGCCCTGTCGCGGCTGGAGGCCGGGGAGTTCAGCCGCGGAGATCGCGACCTTTTTCGCCCGCTGCTCCACAGTCTCAGGTCTGCGGATCCCTATGCGGTGATCGCAGACTTTGATGCCTATCGGCAGGCGCAGACGACGGTGGATCAGGCATGGAACCGGCCGGCCGACTGGCTGCGGATGAGCGTCCTGACCACGGCGCGCTGCGGCTTCTTCTCCTCGGATCGCGCGATTGCGGACTACGCCGCCAGGATCTGGAACGTCCGTTCGGTGCCCGTGCAGATCACCTGCGACCTGACAGACCGCCAGGCATGACACCGATCCCGCGTGCCGCCTGGGTGTCGCCACTGACAGCAGCAGGTCGCGCAGATTGCTGCAACGGATCCCCGCCTGCAGAACGCTGACCGTCTTAGGGGTGCACCCCGTTGCGATGACACATCCTTCAGGGTCTCTCGCCGCGTTCCTGAGCCGGTCTGGGATGCATTTGTCTGACCGTCCTTATGTCGATGGCTGAGCACCGGCCCGGTATCCATCGCCGCACCCTGTTGCTGCAGCTTCTGGGCCTCGGCGCGGCGACCCTCTCCTCCCGGGTGCTGGCAGATCCCCAGGCCCAGCCGGCATCCCCCACGCGAGCCCGGGGTGCTGCGGGCCTGGATGCCCTGCCTTTTGAACCTCTGCGAGGACCCATCCCCCTGCCCAGTGATGGGATGAGCGCCGCCGAGCAGCGGCGCACCTATGCCCGCGTCACCCTCCAGGACGCCGTCCTGGTGCCGGAGGGTTTTCGCAGCGACCTGGTGCTGCAGTGGGGCGATCGGCTGGGTGAGGGCCATTTCGGCTTCAACAACGATTACATCGCCCTCACCCCCCTCGATGGCGAGCGGGCGCTGCTGACGGTCAACTTCGAGTACATCAGCACCCGGCCCTGGTGCGCGGGGTACGCCACGGTCATGGGACGCCAGCTGCCCTTCGCGGCGCTGCAGAAGCTTCTGGCCAGCCGGGGCGGCCGTGTGGATGCACTGGCTCTGGCGGCCGACGATCCACTGCACGCGCCACTACTTGCGGTGGCGACGGCGGCGATGGAGGACCTGGGTGTCGGTGTCGCCGAACTCGCGCTCCTGCCGGACGGAGCCTGGCGCCACGAGGGCGGCCGCTTCGACCGGCGCCTCACCGGTCTGAGCGGCTGGCACCGGCCGGCGGAACGGCTCCGCACCACGGGGCCTGCCACCGCGGTGTTCCGCCGTCGCCACCGCCTCGGTTACGACGACGGTCTCGGCGAGCAGGTGATCGGCACCTTCGCCAACTGCGCCGGTGGCCAGACCCCCTGGGGCACGGTGCTCTCGGCTGAGGAGAACATCCAGAGCCATGTGGTGGAGCCGGTGTATGCCGATGGCAGCTCACCCTCGCCGTCCCTGCGCCCGTTCCGCTTCGATGGCGAGCGGCTCGAGGGGCTCGGCAATCCCTTTGGCCTGGCCGGCAACAAATACGGCTGGATGGTGGAACTCGACCCCCGCAGGCCGGAGCGGCCGGCGCTGAAGCACACGGCCCTCGGCCGCTTCCGCCATGAGGCGGTGGCCGTGCGGGCCAACGCCGGTGAACCGCTGGTGGTGTATTCCGGCTGTGATCGCCATGGCGGCCACCTCTACCGATACGTCAGCGAGGAGCCGGTGCGTGATCCGCTCGATCCGGCCAACTCGCGCCACCTCGAGCGGGGCCGGCTCGAGGTGGCCCGCTTCTCCCCCGATGGCAGCGGCATCTGGATTCCCCTGCTGCCGCAGACGGTGGTCGACCCCCTGTCGCCGGCGCACTTCGAAGCCTATGAGCTGCCGGCGTTGCTGCCGCTGCCCCACAGCGACCGCAGCCTCGCCGGCGCGGAGCTGTTGCGCGGCGAGGACGCGTGGCGGGCCTACCGACAGCGGTTCCGCACCCTCGCCGACCTCTACCCCGGCACCGGTGACGAGCAGCTCGGCGCGATCCTGATCGACGCCCACCTCGCCGCCAACGCCGCCGGGGCGACGCCGACGGCACGCCCGGAGGACACCGAGCTGGATCCGCGCACCGGGGATCTGCTGATCACCTTCACCGCCGCTGGATCCGATGGGGAGGGACAGGCCGATCCGGCGATCTTCCGCGGCCCTGGGGGCCAGAGTCGCTGGCCCTATGGCTGGCTGATGCGGTTGCAGGACGATCCCGCCCGGATGGACCGCGGCGGTGGCGGGTTCCGCTGGCGTCTGGTGGCCACCGGCGGTACCCCCTGGGAGGGGGGCATGGGCTTCGCCAACCCCGACAACCTGGCGGTCGACCGCGGCGGCAACGTCTGGATGGTGACCGACCGCGCCGCCGTCAACGGCAGTTCCGATGTGTTCGGCAACAACAGCTGCTGGGTGTTTCCGGCCACGGGGACGGCCGCCGGCGATGCGCTGCTGTTCGCCACCGGCCCGATGGAGTGTGAGCTCACGGGCCCCTGCTTTGATTCGCGCGAGTCCACCCTCTTCCTCGCGGTCCAGCATCCCGGGGAGGACAACGCCGTGCACCAGGTCGGCCAGGAGGAGTTGCAGAGCTACCGCCTCCAGGACCGGGACGGTGGCGGTTTCGAGCAGCTCCGGCGGCTGCCTCTGGGGTCGAACTGGCCCTCCACGGAACCGGGACGGATCCCGAGGCCTGGGGTGGTGGCGATCCGCCGCCAGGATGGGGGCCCCCTGCTGGCTTCCACCAGGGGGCGCAAGGGTTGAGCGTGTGGATGTCGTCTGGTTGAAGCGGGCTCGGTGCCCCGTCGCCGGGGCACCACTGGGCCGTTCCGGATGAGCGCAGGGATGGGGCAGGAGGAAGCGCCGGTTCTGGTCTGCGGGTTGGGGCTCTTCGGGCAGGTAGTGCTCGCACGCCTGCGGCCCTTCGGGGTGCCGCTGCGGTTGCTCGATCGCTGCGTGCCGGACTGGGGCAGCCCCGGACTGGAGGCGGCATTGAGTCAGTGCCTGACGCTGGGCGACATGCGCAAGTCCCATGTCCTGCGTCAGGCGCAGGCCGAGCGGGCGCGCGCCGTGTTGCTGCTCAGTTCGGACAGTGGCGTCAACATCGAAGCGGCGCTGCAGGTGCGCCTGCTCAATCCGGATGCGGAGATCGTGATTCGCTCAAGCAGTGATCTCGACCGATTGGGATCTCTGCTCGAGCAGCGGTTGCCGGGCCTGGCGGTGGTGAATCCGCTGCAGCTGAGTGCTGGTGCCCTTGTGCAGGCGCTGCGCCCCGGCCCACAGCTGGCCCGCTTCGAGGCCAACGGCGAGGCCTTCGAGGTGCGCGACATTCCCCTGGAAGACCATCGCTTTCAGCGCCCCGTGCGGCTGGAGGAGGGCGGGCCATCTCTTGTGGTGATGCCGCGCACGTTCTATTCCCCACGGCCGGATCGCCCCCCCAGCCGGCGCCATGCCACCGTCTCCGCCTTGGTCAGCCTCCTGCGCAGGCAGCGGGCCCATGGGCGTCGCCTGTGGCTGTGGTTCCGGTCCCGCAGCCGTCTTCAGATGGCGCTGCTGATGACGGTGCCGGCGATGGCGGTGATCGGTATTCCCCTGTTCGCCGCCCGTGGCAGCTGGGTGCAGGGACTGTTCGTGATGGCGGCTCTGCTCAAGGGCGACTACATCGATCCCACCAACGTGGTGCTGGGGGCGGGAGGGGGACCGCACGACGATGACGCGGCACTGGTGCTGGGCACCCTGCTTTATTCGCTGGTGGGAACGCTGCTCAGCTCGGCGCTGGTGGCCGTGATCCTCGATCAGTTGCTGTTGCAACGCCTGGGGGTGCGGCGAGGCCGCCGCCTGCCCCGTGCGGCCGAGCCGATCCTGCTGGTGGGCGGCGGTCCCCTGGCCAGCCAGGTCTCGGCGATCCTGCGCCGCGAACGCCATGTGGTGGTGCGCGTGGAGGCAGGCGAAAGCGAGCGCCGTGAGGACGGCGACGCGATCGCCCTGGCCAGCCTCCAGCAGGCGGAAGCCCTTCTGCAGAACGTCCGGGTGCGTGGCGTCGCCCTGCTGTCCGGCCAGCTGCTCACCGATCTGCAGAACACCCTTCAGTTGCAGGCCCTCTGGCCTGAAGCCCGCTTTGCCCTGCTGGCCCATCGCGAGGCGGCGGGGGAGGGATTGGGTGACCTGCTCGGAGGGGCCAGCCTGATCTCGCCCACGGAGCTGGGCGCCGAGGTGGCCGTCGCCACCGCCTTCGGCGAACGGGTGGAAGGGGTGTGGCGGATCCGCGGCCAGAACCTGCTGCAGGTGCGTTACCGGCTGAGCGCCGACGACACCCTGGTCGGTCACACGGTGTCCCGGCTGGATCATGGATACGGCCTGACCGTGCTGTCGCTTTGGCGTCATGGACAGCCCCGACCGCTGGCCATGCCCTCTGCGGGCACGGTCGTCGCGGCGGGGGATCAGCTGGTGGTGCTGGCCGGCCTGGAGGCCCTGCGCCGGGTCGAGCAGGGCCGGATCCGGCCGCCGGCCTGGGAGATCGCGTTCCAGCTCCCCGATTCGCTGGGATCGGATCAGACCCTGACGCTGCGTCAGATCCTGGCCCGGCAGCTGGGGGTGGCGCCGGCCGAGGCTGCAGCTCTGATGGGCGATATGCGCCGCCTGCGTCTGGCGGTGGATCCCGACTGCGGTGCGTTGCTGCAGCGGGATCTGCAGCACCAGGGCATCAGCGCCCAGCTGGAGCCTGTCGCTGACGCCCCCGCCCCCGGTTGAGTCGCCTCGCCCGATGGCAGGCCATCGGATCGGGCCGCCACGCCTAACGTTTTGCCATGGCCGATCCCATCCCACCCGGTGATGCCGCTGCCCTGCTGGAGTCGGTGCTCGGGCCCCTGCTCGACGATTTCTCCAGCTCCT
It contains:
- a CDS encoding PhoX family phosphatase — its product is MAEHRPGIHRRTLLLQLLGLGAATLSSRVLADPQAQPASPTRARGAAGLDALPFEPLRGPIPLPSDGMSAAEQRRTYARVTLQDAVLVPEGFRSDLVLQWGDRLGEGHFGFNNDYIALTPLDGERALLTVNFEYISTRPWCAGYATVMGRQLPFAALQKLLASRGGRVDALALAADDPLHAPLLAVATAAMEDLGVGVAELALLPDGAWRHEGGRFDRRLTGLSGWHRPAERLRTTGPATAVFRRRHRLGYDDGLGEQVIGTFANCAGGQTPWGTVLSAEENIQSHVVEPVYADGSSPSPSLRPFRFDGERLEGLGNPFGLAGNKYGWMVELDPRRPERPALKHTALGRFRHEAVAVRANAGEPLVVYSGCDRHGGHLYRYVSEEPVRDPLDPANSRHLERGRLEVARFSPDGSGIWIPLLPQTVVDPLSPAHFEAYELPALLPLPHSDRSLAGAELLRGEDAWRAYRQRFRTLADLYPGTGDEQLGAILIDAHLAANAAGATPTARPEDTELDPRTGDLLITFTAAGSDGEGQADPAIFRGPGGQSRWPYGWLMRLQDDPARMDRGGGGFRWRLVATGGTPWEGGMGFANPDNLAVDRGGNVWMVTDRAAVNGSSDVFGNNSCWVFPATGTAAGDALLFATGPMECELTGPCFDSRESTLFLAVQHPGEDNAVHQVGQEELQSYRLQDRDGGGFEQLRRLPLGSNWPSTEPGRIPRPGVVAIRRQDGGPLLASTRGRKG
- a CDS encoding NAD-binding protein, with product MSAGMGQEEAPVLVCGLGLFGQVVLARLRPFGVPLRLLDRCVPDWGSPGLEAALSQCLTLGDMRKSHVLRQAQAERARAVLLLSSDSGVNIEAALQVRLLNPDAEIVIRSSSDLDRLGSLLEQRLPGLAVVNPLQLSAGALVQALRPGPQLARFEANGEAFEVRDIPLEDHRFQRPVRLEEGGPSLVVMPRTFYSPRPDRPPSRRHATVSALVSLLRRQRAHGRRLWLWFRSRSRLQMALLMTVPAMAVIGIPLFAARGSWVQGLFVMAALLKGDYIDPTNVVLGAGGGPHDDDAALVLGTLLYSLVGTLLSSALVAVILDQLLLQRLGVRRGRRLPRAAEPILLVGGGPLASQVSAILRRERHVVVRVEAGESERREDGDAIALASLQQAEALLQNVRVRGVALLSGQLLTDLQNTLQLQALWPEARFALLAHREAAGEGLGDLLGGASLISPTELGAEVAVATAFGERVEGVWRIRGQNLLQVRYRLSADDTLVGHTVSRLDHGYGLTVLSLWRHGQPRPLAMPSAGTVVAAGDQLVVLAGLEALRRVEQGRIRPPAWEIAFQLPDSLGSDQTLTLRQILARQLGVAPAEAAALMGDMRRLRLAVDPDCGALLQRDLQHQGISAQLEPVADAPAPG